CTGGGCGGAGGAGGCATTTTGACTGCACATGCCCCAGGGTATACACGTCTCGCGGATCTTTGCGAAGTCGTTGTGGCCGAGACTGACCCAAGCCGCCATAGTGAGATTCGAAGACTGTTGGGCGAGAATGTTGCCATGTAGAAGATTATACCGAGATTTTGACTGACAAAGAAGTGGATGCCGTGGATATTCTGCTTCCGCATTATTTGCACGCGCCTGCGGCAATCGCCGCTGCGGAAGCAGGCAAGCATGTGCTGATCGAGAAAGTGATGGCCCGCAATGTGCAAGAGTGCGATCTAATGATCCGAGCTTGCGAGAAAGCCGGCGTATCGCTTACCGTCTGCCATGACCGGCGTTACGATGCCGATTGGCAGGCGCTTAAGCGGGTGGTCGAATCCGGCGAACTGGGAGACATTTTGTTCTGGAAGTTGGAGCACAACCAGAACGTCGTTTTCCCCGAGCGAAGCTGGGTGCGATCGAAGGAAATGCTTGGCGGCGGTGCCATTATGAGCTGTCTTACCCACCAGATCGATTCGCTCAGATGGTATGAAGGGGAAGTGGATCAGGTGACTTGCATGACGAAAACGGAGCCGGATCGCATGGAAGGGGAAAGCATCGGGGCCGTATTGGCCAAAATGCGATCGGGCGCACTGGCCCTGCTCTCCATCAACTGGTATACGCAATCGCATCATGCTCCGGATGGATTATGGTACGAATTCAATCACGTCACCGGTACGAAGGGTGAAGCTTATTTTATGAGCGGCAAAGGTACATACGTCAAAATTCATGACGGATCATCCAAGCAGTTTCAGTATGACATGAAAGGTGAAGGAAGTTTCGTCAAGGTAGACGTCAAGAAAGAATTAACGGGCCACCAGCGCTGTATCGAGCAATGGGTGAAAAGCTTGAGAGGCGAACAGGCGGAAATGTTAACCGATGGGACAGACAGCCGTAAAACGGTTGAAGTGGCGGAAGCCGCTTATCGGGCTGAGGAAACGAAGGCGGTAGTCAGCCTTCCCTTGCAACCGACATATTGAAAGCGGTAGTCAGACGATTAAAGGAGGATTGGCTTTGCGGATAGGAATCGACAGCTTTACGCTCCGGGAATTGAACCTGGATCCTTATCAGTGTCTAGATTATGCCAACAAACGAGGGTTGGAAGGCGTGCAGTTTGGCGGCATGGACGGATTGAGCAGCAAGCGTGATGTGGGTGAACTATTGAACTTAAGGAATTACGCCGATTCACTCGGGATGTATATAAACGTTTCTGTAGGTGTCTGCAATCCGCTTCTGCAGCAATCAGAAGACGAAGCGAGAACGGCGATGATTCTTGATATTCAAGCCTTCGCCAAAGCCGGCTGGCATGAGCTGGCGGGCATCATTAGCAGGAGTGACGAACGATACAAGCATCCCGTTCCATGGAATACGCACTTATCGAAGAGTGCCGATTTCGTGCGAAGCCTGAGACCGGTGCTGGAGGCGTGCGGCAGTCGGATCAATCTGGAGAATCACGGCGACTCCACCTTCGATATTCTACATGTCGTCGAAGCCGCCGGTTCGGATATATGCGGCGTAAACCTCGATACCGGGAATACGCTGGTAAATGCGGAAGACCCTGTATTGGCGGCCAGACGAGTTGCTCCCTATACGCACTTGACCCACATCAAGGATGGCATCGTTTTCTTCTCGGCGAATGGGGTCAGCAGGCAAGGAAAGGCGCCCGGCCAAGGGATTGTCGATCTCGCGAGCATCATTGCCATTTTGGGTGAGTATAACCCGGATTTGCCTTTGTCGATCGAAGATCACAAGTGGATTTTTGAATTCCCGGTGTTCGAGCAGGAATGGTTCACTCCAAACCAGAACTTGACGCCCTATGAATTCGGACAATTTATCAAGCTCGTAAAAGCGGTAGAGCAGAAGCTTGCCTCCGGAGAGCTGCCAGCCGTCGATGCCTACGAAGCGATACCTTATTTGGCACAAATGGAGGAAAGGATTGCAAGCGGTGCGGAGTGTTTGCGAGGGATTCTAGAAAAGTTGAATTTACAAAGCGGTAAGTGAACACGTCTTACGTATCTTCGTGTTCACGACATCAACAGCGGGTTGCGTGGTAGAGTGAAGTTGGATAGGTGGATATTAGAACCGGGACTCTGTGGAGTGCCGGTTTTTTAGCAGACTGAGCTCATCTCCAAGCTGATCATAGCCAGCATGTCTCGCTCCTTCGCCGAAGAACGCACGCCGCAATTGATGAAATAAGGGATAGGCGGAGAGTTGAAATATAAGATCGGAGATCTCATTTGGGATATTTTCTATTGGTTGTAATTTTTAAAAAAGTGGTTGATAATCCTTAATTAAAAACATGATATCACATGTATTATAATAATAGCGCTTTCATAGAAAGTGGAATTTATAAAGTAAAGGGGCAGCCTTGATGAGTAATATTTCTATCCCAACACCGGTTCAATTGAAGAACGTGATAATCAAGGATGACTTCTGGTCCCCTTATATTTCATTGATTCGCGATGTTGTAGTACCTTACCAGTGGGAGGCACTTAATGACCGAATCGAAGGCAACGAGCCGAGTCACGCCATCCGGAATTTCAGAATCGCTGCCGGCTTGGAGCAGGGCGACTTCTACGGCATGGTGTTCCAAGACAGCGATGTGGCCAAGTGGCTCGAAGCCGTCGGTTATCTATTGGAGCAAATGCCTGATCCCGATTTGGAAAAGGTAGCGGACGAAGTCGTTGATGTGATCGCTAAGGCTCAGCATGCGGACGGATACTTAAATACTTATTTTACACTCAAAGAAATGGCGGGGAGATGGACGAATCTCGCGGAGTGCCACGAGCTCTACTGCGCGGGTCATTTGATCGAAGCGGCGGTCGCCTATGAGAAGGCAACGGGGAAGGGCAAGATTCTGGAAGTGGCTTGCAAGCTGGCTGACTGCATCGATGCGACGTTCGGGGCAGAAGATGGAAAGATCAAAGGTTATGACGGGCACCAAGAGATCGAGTTAGCACTAATGAAGCTCTACAGAGTCACCTCGAACGAGCGGTATATGAAATTGGCGAAGTTCTTCTTGGATGAGAGAGGGCAGACTCCCCACTTCTACGACTTAGAGTTCGATCGCAGGAATGGCGAAACTCATTTCCAAGCGCTGAAGATAGCCAAAGACAAAGCTTACAGCCAAGCGCACATCCCGATTCGAATGCAGCGGACGGCTGAAGGTCACGCAGTGCGGGTCGTATATATGTGCACGGGTATGGCCGACGTCGCTGCAGCGACAGGAGACGAAGAGTTGCTGAAGGCATGCCGGGCGCTCTGGCATAACATCGTGAACAAGCGGATGTATATTACGGGCTCGATTGGCTCGATGTCGTACGGCGAGTCGTTCACTCTCGATTACGATTTACCAAACGATACGGCTTACGCCGAGACGTGCGCATCGATCGGTCTCATCTTCTTCGCCCAGCGCATGCTTCAGATCGAGCCGAGAAGCGAATACGCGGACGTCATGGAGAGAGCGCTCTATAACACCGTTATCGGCGGGATGTCTCGCGACGGACAGCACTTCTTCTACGTGAATCCGTTGGAAGTTTGGCCTGAAGCAAGCGGTAAGAATCAGAATTTCGATCACGTGAAGATGGAAAGGCAGCGATGGTTCGGTTGCGCTTGTTGTCCGCCTAATATCGCTAGGCTGCTTGCCTCTCTAGGCAGCTATATCTACTCGTTCCATGGGCATGCCCTTTATACTCACTTATATATTGGAAGTCAAGTCACGGTGGAGGTGGATGGCAGCACCGTTGGGCTCATCCAGCATTCCGAGCTCCCTTGGAATGGTAACGTCCGATTCGAGCTAATGATGGATGGGCCCAAAACCTTCGCTTTGGCTCTTCGGATACCAAGCTGGTGCGGATCGTGGGATGTCAAGGTTAACGGGCAACCGGTAGCGGAATCTGCTATGCGCTTGGTTAACGGTTATCTTTATCTCGAACGGGAATGGAACGTAGGTGATATCGTCCATCTGGTTCTACCGATGAACGTTAGTCCGATGAAAGGCAATCCGGAAATTCGAGAGACCGTAGGCATGGTCGCTATCCAGAGAGGGCCAATGGTGTACTGCCTGGAGGAAGCCGATAATGGCAAAGGGCTGCATAAGCTGATCATCCGTCCGGGTTTCGAAGATCAAGTTAACTTTGACAGCAGCTTGTTAGGCGGACTGCTCACTATCGATTTAACCGCCTATCGGATCCAAAACGAAGGTTGGCAGGATCAACTGTACCGCGTAAATGCCGAGGATCACGTAGAAGCGACGATCGCCCGGTTCATCCCATACTTTGCTTGGGCGAACCGGGGAAGCGGCGAGATGAGAGTGTGGATCAGAGAAAATACGGTATTACCCTCATGAGGTGCAAGGATAAATAACAATTGTTAACTCTGGTCAAGGAGGGAAGGGAGCAACCGACAGGATAACCGCCTTATATTTCAGAGGAAATATTACCCGTCAACGCGGGGGAAATCAAGGAATGATGATGAATTATATATGATGGAGGGGTTAATATGAAAACAATGAAAAAAGGATTCATGTTTAGCGTGTCTACGGTCTTGATCTTAAGCATGATGGCTGGATGCTCCACGAGTAACGATAAACCAAACGCATCGCCAACGGGAGAAGCGGCAACGAAGGCACCGCAGACGACGACGGCTCCTTCCACGGAGAAAGTGAAGATTACCTATTCGATGTGGGGAAGCGAAGATGAGGGGAAAAAAACGCAGGAAGCTGCGGATAAGTTTAATGCTTCGCAAAGCAAAATCGAAGTCAAAGTGCAAGCGATTCCTTGGGAAAACTACATGACCAAGCTGAATACGCAAGCAACGGCAGGTCAATTGCCGGATACGGGGATACTAAAAGAGGATGGCGTCATCCAGTGGTCCTCCGATGGCATGCTGAATGATGTAAGTGGCATGTACACGGGAAGTGAGAGCAAGCCACTGGATAGCCTGGCCTACAAGTATCAAGGCAAAACCGTAGCCTATGCTGCTGCCAATGAAATCCTCCTCCTTTATTACAACAAAGACATGTTCGACAAAGCGAAGGTACCTTATCCTCCATCCGCATTGGATAAAGCATGGACATGGGACGAATTCGTAGCAACGGCGAAGAAGCTGACGCTCGACAAGAATGGCAAACATCCTGACGAGGCTGGCTTTAATTCACAGAGCATCGTACAGTATGGGGCATCCGTCGAAAATCTGGCATGGCAGTTGGAAGCTTGGGTGCTTAGCAACGGCGGCGCTTTCTATTCGGGTGACGGTACATCGGTGAGAATTGGGGAAGACGCCAGTATGGAAGCGATTCAGAAAGTCGCGGATCTGTACTTGAAAGACCATGTTGCTCCGTTATCAGTTGGACAGACGGATGATGGCATTCAGCGTACCATCATCGCAGGAACGGTCGCCATGGCCACGAATGGCGCGTGGAACGTCGGAACTAGCTTAAATGCAGCCAAGGAGGCAGGGCTGAAATATGGCGTAGCCGTATTACCTTACTTGAAGGAAAAGGTTACCCTCAATACAGGTGGTGCCAATGTCGTATTCTCTCAAACAAAGCATCCGAAAGAAGCAATGGAATGGCTCAAATGGTACACTGCCGAAGAAAACAACTGGGGACTCATCTCATCAGGCATTTGGATGCCGACACTGAAAAAGTGGTATACGGATGAAACGCTTACACATAAATGGGTCGACAATAAGAACTTCCCACCGTATAACGAATACAAGTCTGCTGTAGTCGATTATGCGCAATCCTCAGCCGCGAGACCTGCTTCTTGGTTCTATACGAATCATACAACAGACTTTAATACTTTGCTGGGATCGACGTTAGGCGATGTTTGGACTGGTAAAACTACCGCCAAGGACGCCATTACCAAAAATCTCGAAGCATTGAAAGCAGCCAATAAAGGCAAAAAATAACGTATAGGAAGGATGACCGCCAAGAACAAGCAAGCGGCGGTCATCCCTCAAATTTGAGGTGGGGAGCAAGATATGGAGACCTTTAACAAACCTCAGCAACGCCGTTCCCGCTTTTTTTCGAGTGAAGCACGTGTTGCTTATATATGCTTGATTCCGGCAATACTCGGACTAATCTTCCTTACTTATCTACCTCTTCTTGGTGTGTTGGGCATTAGTATGACGAATTGGACGGGGCTAAAAAATCCCGAATTTGTCGGCTTCAGTAATTACATCACGCTATTTACCACAGATCCTTATATTAAAGACTCTATTATAGCAACGCTCTACTTCGCATTTTTATCCGTAGCTGGAAGCATGATTTATTCACTTTTCATCGCAATGCTGTTGAATCGTAAAATTCCGGCAAGGGGCTTTTTCAGAGCCGTATTCTATGTGCCTTTTGTTTTGCCTGCTGCCGCTATATACGTAGGATGGTCCTGGCTTTATGAAGCGAATTTTGGTTTCTTCAACTATCTCCTATCTGAAATCGGATTGAACAAAGTTCTCTTTATCGCGGATTCGAATTTCGTAGTCCCATCTCTTTCATTGATTGCAGTCTGGCTGTCGGGGAACTTAATCGTTATTTTCTTGGCCGGGCTTCAAAGCGTTCCGAACGTCTATCATGAAGCGGCTGAAATGGATGGCGCAAACGGCTGGAAACGCTTCCTGCATGTCACCTTGCCTTGTATGACGCCGATCATTTTTTACAACCTGCTGCTGAGCTTGATTGCCAATCTTCAAGTCGTTACGCCGGCTCT
Above is a genomic segment from Paenibacillus sp. HWE-109 containing:
- a CDS encoding ABC transporter substrate-binding protein, whose product is MKTMKKGFMFSVSTVLILSMMAGCSTSNDKPNASPTGEAATKAPQTTTAPSTEKVKITYSMWGSEDEGKKTQEAADKFNASQSKIEVKVQAIPWENYMTKLNTQATAGQLPDTGILKEDGVIQWSSDGMLNDVSGMYTGSESKPLDSLAYKYQGKTVAYAAANEILLLYYNKDMFDKAKVPYPPSALDKAWTWDEFVATAKKLTLDKNGKHPDEAGFNSQSIVQYGASVENLAWQLEAWVLSNGGAFYSGDGTSVRIGEDASMEAIQKVADLYLKDHVAPLSVGQTDDGIQRTIIAGTVAMATNGAWNVGTSLNAAKEAGLKYGVAVLPYLKEKVTLNTGGANVVFSQTKHPKEAMEWLKWYTAEENNWGLISSGIWMPTLKKWYTDETLTHKWVDNKNFPPYNEYKSAVVDYAQSSAARPASWFYTNHTTDFNTLLGSTLGDVWTGKTTAKDAITKNLEALKAANKGKK
- a CDS encoding Gfo/Idh/MocA family protein, with translation MTDKEVDAVDILLPHYLHAPAAIAAAEAGKHVLIEKVMARNVQECDLMIRACEKAGVSLTVCHDRRYDADWQALKRVVESGELGDILFWKLEHNQNVVFPERSWVRSKEMLGGGAIMSCLTHQIDSLRWYEGEVDQVTCMTKTEPDRMEGESIGAVLAKMRSGALALLSINWYTQSHHAPDGLWYEFNHVTGTKGEAYFMSGKGTYVKIHDGSSKQFQYDMKGEGSFVKVDVKKELTGHQRCIEQWVKSLRGEQAEMLTDGTDSRKTVEVAEAAYRAEETKAVVSLPLQPTY
- a CDS encoding carbohydrate ABC transporter permease, with translation METFNKPQQRRSRFFSSEARVAYICLIPAILGLIFLTYLPLLGVLGISMTNWTGLKNPEFVGFSNYITLFTTDPYIKDSIIATLYFAFLSVAGSMIYSLFIAMLLNRKIPARGFFRAVFYVPFVLPAAAIYVGWSWLYEANFGFFNYLLSEIGLNKVLFIADSNFVVPSLSLIAVWLSGNLIVIFLAGLQSVPNVYHEAAEMDGANGWKRFLHVTLPCMTPIIFYNLLLSLIANLQVVTPALALTNGGPGNSSRFMTYLMYDQAFVNYKLGYACATTFIIFAILAAFTAVLFKTSKRWIFSEGDDDK
- a CDS encoding sugar phosphate isomerase/epimerase family protein, which encodes MRIGIDSFTLRELNLDPYQCLDYANKRGLEGVQFGGMDGLSSKRDVGELLNLRNYADSLGMYINVSVGVCNPLLQQSEDEARTAMILDIQAFAKAGWHELAGIISRSDERYKHPVPWNTHLSKSADFVRSLRPVLEACGSRINLENHGDSTFDILHVVEAAGSDICGVNLDTGNTLVNAEDPVLAARRVAPYTHLTHIKDGIVFFSANGVSRQGKAPGQGIVDLASIIAILGEYNPDLPLSIEDHKWIFEFPVFEQEWFTPNQNLTPYEFGQFIKLVKAVEQKLASGELPAVDAYEAIPYLAQMEERIASGAECLRGILEKLNLQSGK
- a CDS encoding glycoside hydrolase family 127 protein; its protein translation is MSNISIPTPVQLKNVIIKDDFWSPYISLIRDVVVPYQWEALNDRIEGNEPSHAIRNFRIAAGLEQGDFYGMVFQDSDVAKWLEAVGYLLEQMPDPDLEKVADEVVDVIAKAQHADGYLNTYFTLKEMAGRWTNLAECHELYCAGHLIEAAVAYEKATGKGKILEVACKLADCIDATFGAEDGKIKGYDGHQEIELALMKLYRVTSNERYMKLAKFFLDERGQTPHFYDLEFDRRNGETHFQALKIAKDKAYSQAHIPIRMQRTAEGHAVRVVYMCTGMADVAAATGDEELLKACRALWHNIVNKRMYITGSIGSMSYGESFTLDYDLPNDTAYAETCASIGLIFFAQRMLQIEPRSEYADVMERALYNTVIGGMSRDGQHFFYVNPLEVWPEASGKNQNFDHVKMERQRWFGCACCPPNIARLLASLGSYIYSFHGHALYTHLYIGSQVTVEVDGSTVGLIQHSELPWNGNVRFELMMDGPKTFALALRIPSWCGSWDVKVNGQPVAESAMRLVNGYLYLEREWNVGDIVHLVLPMNVSPMKGNPEIRETVGMVAIQRGPMVYCLEEADNGKGLHKLIIRPGFEDQVNFDSSLLGGLLTIDLTAYRIQNEGWQDQLYRVNAEDHVEATIARFIPYFAWANRGSGEMRVWIRENTVLPS